The genomic DNA TGCAAATACCTCTTTTCCCTGTTCCAGGGCCATCGAAGCAGTGATCAGGGATCCGCTCTTTTCGGCCGCTTCAATGACTACGACACCCAAAGCCAATCCGCTAATTAAGCGGTTTCTCCTCGGAAAATTTTCTGGCGCAGCAGACATGCCCATTGCAAATTCAGTCATAACAGCACCCTGTCCGCTAATTGCCTCCTTTAATGCAAGCGAACCCATTGGGTAGTGAACATCGATTCCGCAACCCAATACGGCAATTGTTCTCCCTCCCGCGTCTAAAGCAGATTTATGGGCTATCTGATCGATGCCCATGGCGAATCCACTGACAATCGTCATTTGGCTATGAACCAGATCCCGAGTCAATTCAGCTGCAATTTGTTTGCCGTAATACGTGGGTTTCCGGGTTCCCACAACTGCAATAGATTTTAAATCCTGTCCCCAAATCTCTCCAGTCACATACAGATAAGGAGGCGGATCATAAATATTTTTAAGTTGCGGTGGATAATGAGGATGAAAAT from Nitrospirota bacterium includes the following:
- the dprA gene encoding DNA-protecting protein DprA produces the protein MEDERYAWLALNSVQGIGPVLYRRLLDEIGPPEKVFLSSRQALSRIEGLSEKSIEGILGFKGDANVIREIELIKAHSVSLIHYFHPHYPPQLKNIYDPPPYLYVTGEIWGQDLKSIAVVGTRKPTYYGKQIAAELTRDLVHSQMTIVSGFAMGIDQIAHKSALDAGGRTIAVLGCGIDVHYPMGSLALKEAISGQGAVMTEFAMGMSAAPENFPRRNRLISGLALGVVVIEAAEKSGSLITASMALEQGKEVFAVPGPIHSGLSKGTHALIKSGAKLVEKVTDILEELNGQFQSQSDILSPPQVQELEPDEKKIYDI